From Flavobacterium alkalisoli, the proteins below share one genomic window:
- a CDS encoding ABC-F family ATP-binding cassette domain-containing protein, giving the protein MNYLSVENISKSFGERTLFDNLSFGINKDQKIAFVAKNGTGKTSILKIITGEDTPDTGQVVIRKDIKMAFLSQEPNLDPELTIEESIFASDNDILKVIEQYEKALENPEDEEAYQKAFERMDANNAWDFETQYKQILFKLKMEDLKLKVKNLSGGQKKRLALAIILINKPDLLILDEPTNHLDLEMIEWLENYFAKENMTLFMVTHDRFFLERVCNEIIELEHAKLYQYKGNYSYYLTKKEERIAAENASIDKAKNLFVKELDWMRRQPKARTTKSKSRQDDFYVIKEKAHSRRKDHQIELEINMERMGSKVVELHNVSKKFKDKTILDNFNYNFKRGERIGIIGKNGTGKSTFLNILTQTIQPDNGKVVIGETIKLGYYTQAGINPKPEQKVIDIIKEFGEYIPLTKGRTISAAQLLERFLFDRKKQYDFVEKLSGGELKRLYLCTVLIQNPNFLILDEPTNDLDIVTLNVLEAFLLDYPGCLLVVSHDRYFMDKIVDHLFVFRGEGEVEDFPGNYSDFRAYEDSAEPAKDDAKPAADKKAWKQNQVKTGLTFNEQKEYQKIEKEIKDLEREKEAIELLFSEGKVADADITKKADELQVVLNKIDEKTERWFELSAKMEE; this is encoded by the coding sequence GTGAACTATCTTTCAGTAGAAAACATATCAAAGTCTTTTGGCGAGCGTACTCTTTTTGACAATCTTTCTTTCGGGATAAACAAAGACCAGAAAATAGCCTTTGTTGCAAAAAACGGTACAGGAAAAACAAGCATCCTTAAAATAATTACGGGAGAAGACACTCCCGACACAGGACAGGTTGTTATACGTAAGGATATTAAGATGGCTTTCTTATCACAGGAACCCAATCTGGATCCTGAACTTACCATTGAGGAAAGCATATTTGCTTCAGACAACGATATACTGAAAGTTATAGAACAGTATGAAAAGGCGCTTGAAAACCCTGAAGACGAAGAGGCATACCAAAAAGCGTTTGAGCGCATGGACGCCAACAACGCATGGGATTTCGAAACCCAATACAAGCAAATCCTTTTTAAACTAAAAATGGAAGACCTTAAGTTAAAGGTTAAAAATCTTTCGGGAGGGCAAAAAAAGCGCTTGGCTCTGGCTATAATCCTTATTAACAAGCCCGATCTTTTAATACTGGATGAGCCTACCAACCACCTGGACCTGGAAATGATTGAATGGCTTGAGAATTATTTCGCTAAAGAGAACATGACCCTGTTTATGGTAACGCACGACCGTTTCTTTTTAGAGCGTGTTTGTAATGAGATTATTGAGCTAGAACACGCAAAGCTATACCAGTACAAAGGAAACTACTCGTATTATCTTACTAAAAAAGAGGAAAGAATAGCTGCCGAAAACGCCAGTATAGACAAAGCCAAAAATCTTTTCGTTAAAGAACTTGACTGGATGCGTCGTCAGCCAAAGGCAAGAACCACTAAGTCTAAATCAAGACAGGACGACTTTTATGTAATTAAGGAAAAGGCTCATAGCCGCCGCAAAGACCACCAGATAGAGCTTGAAATAAACATGGAGCGCATGGGTAGCAAGGTTGTGGAACTACATAATGTTTCTAAAAAGTTTAAGGACAAAACCATACTGGATAACTTTAACTACAACTTTAAACGTGGCGAACGCATAGGCATAATAGGTAAAAACGGTACCGGCAAATCCACCTTTCTTAATATACTTACACAAACCATACAGCCCGACAACGGTAAGGTTGTAATAGGCGAAACAATAAAACTGGGCTATTACACGCAGGCAGGTATCAACCCTAAGCCGGAACAAAAGGTGATAGATATTATTAAGGAGTTTGGCGAATACATTCCGCTTACAAAAGGAAGAACAATATCGGCAGCACAGTTACTGGAGCGCTTTTTATTCGACCGTAAAAAACAATATGACTTTGTAGAGAAACTTAGCGGGGGCGAACTAAAACGCCTGTATTTATGTACGGTACTTATACAAAACCCTAACTTCCTTATACTGGATGAACCTACAAATGACCTCGACATTGTAACCCTAAACGTACTGGAAGCATTCCTTTTAGATTATCCGGGATGTTTACTGGTTGTATCTCACGACCGTTACTTTATGGATAAGATTGTAGACCACCTGTTTGTTTTCCGTGGCGAAGGCGAGGTAGAAGACTTCCCGGGCAACTACAGCGATTTCCGTGCTTATGAAGACAGTGCCGAACCTGCAAAAGACGATGCAAAACCTGCAGCCGATAAAAAAGCATGGAAACAAAATCAGGTAAAAACAGGACTTACCTTTAACGAACAGAAGGAATACCAGAAAATAGAAAAGGAAATTAAAGACCTTGAAAGGGAAAAAGAAGCCATCGAATTGCTTTTCTCTGAAGGTAAGGTAGCCGATGCCGACATCACCAAAAAAGCAGACGAACTTCAGGTTGTACTCAACAAGATTGATGAAAAAACCGAACGTTGGTTTGAGTTAAGTGCTAAAATGGAAGAATAA
- a CDS encoding DUF7218 family protein translates to MPGRKSPGPEVKDKAQYEALRDKGYSKEKSARIANSKGAEHRGGKAKKYEDRTKQSLYEEAKKVGIEGRSKMTKAELAHALRTN, encoded by the coding sequence ATGCCAGGAAGAAAAAGCCCAGGGCCTGAGGTAAAGGATAAAGCCCAGTATGAGGCACTAAGAGACAAAGGCTATAGTAAGGAGAAGTCGGCGCGTATAGCTAACAGCAAAGGTGCCGAACATCGTGGCGGTAAAGCAAAGAAATATGAAGACCGCACTAAGCAAAGCCTTTATGAAGAAGCGAAAAAAGTGGGAATTGAAGGAAGAAGCAAAATGACCAAGGCAGAACTTGCTCATGCATTGCGCACAAACTAA
- a CDS encoding DUF4833 domain-containing protein: protein MKNQLLIILFIISMPACLAQEGYPEPPDTHKRLFYIQHSKNHNTYVYDANFSSSTRINDSDPIDVYQIDYKKDGTREELTALQRKMAYGITFNRVSENRFEFTLAAYPEKTLTLALHSGHPVVTVNINGKDIQLERMFLHCNALGTGVSKIEFYGKDLKTKKKLTEIMYISK, encoded by the coding sequence ATGAAAAATCAATTGCTAATCATACTCTTCATTATTAGCATGCCGGCTTGCCTGGCACAGGAGGGCTATCCTGAACCTCCTGATACTCATAAACGCCTTTTTTACATTCAGCACAGTAAGAATCATAATACCTATGTATATGATGCTAATTTTAGCAGCAGCACACGTATTAATGATTCCGATCCTATAGATGTATATCAGATAGACTACAAAAAGGACGGTACCCGTGAGGAGCTTACCGCACTGCAACGTAAAATGGCTTATGGTATTACCTTTAACAGGGTGAGCGAGAACCGTTTTGAATTCACACTGGCTGCCTATCCCGAAAAAACACTTACGCTGGCACTTCATTCCGGGCATCCTGTAGTTACCGTAAACATAAACGGTAAGGATATCCAGCTGGAAAGAATGTTTTTACACTGCAATGCCCTTGGTACAGGGGTTTCTAAAATTGAATTTTACGGTAAGGACTTAAAAACCAAAAAGAAGCTTACCGAAATTATGTACATCAGCAAATAA
- a CDS encoding ABC transporter ATP-binding protein, producing the protein MAQPIIDIKGITRNFPLGNEVVKVLKGIDLTIEKGEYVALMGPSGSGKSTLMNLLGCLDTPTGGTYILNGKDVSQMTDNELAEIRNKEIGFVFQTFNLLPRTTALDNVALPMVYAGYKKPERTQRATQVLTQVGLDDRMDHKPNQLSGGQRQRVAVARALVNHPSIILADEPTGNLDSKTSIEIMKLFNEIHANGNTVILVTHEEDIAAYAHRVIRLRDGVIESDRVNPNPHR; encoded by the coding sequence ATGGCACAACCAATTATCGATATAAAAGGTATTACAAGAAATTTTCCGTTGGGTAACGAAGTTGTAAAAGTTTTAAAAGGTATAGACCTAACTATAGAAAAAGGTGAATATGTAGCACTAATGGGGCCGTCGGGTTCGGGTAAATCTACCCTAATGAACCTGTTGGGCTGTCTTGACACCCCTACCGGAGGCACCTATATCCTTAACGGAAAAGACGTAAGCCAGATGACCGATAACGAGTTGGCCGAAATACGCAACAAGGAAATAGGCTTTGTTTTTCAAACCTTTAACCTTTTACCAAGAACCACAGCACTGGATAATGTAGCCCTGCCTATGGTATATGCCGGTTATAAAAAACCCGAGCGTACCCAACGCGCCACACAGGTACTTACACAGGTAGGCCTTGACGACCGGATGGACCACAAACCCAACCAGCTTTCGGGAGGTCAGCGTCAAAGGGTAGCCGTAGCACGTGCCTTGGTTAATCACCCTTCTATCATCCTTGCCGATGAGCCTACAGGTAACCTGGACAGTAAAACATCCATAGAGATCATGAAGCTTTTTAACGAGATACATGCAAACGGCAATACGGTTATATTAGTAACCCACGAAGAGGATATTGCTGCCTACGCCCACAGGGTAATACGCCTTAGGGATGGTGTGATAGAAAGCGACAGGGTAAATCCTAATCCGCACAGGTAA
- a CDS encoding cob(I)yrinic acid a,c-diamide adenosyltransferase: MKVYTKTGDKGTTALFGGTRVPKHHIRIESYGTVDELNSHIGLIRDQDMNPLYKKVLERIQDRLFTLGAILATDPEKSILKNGKERLNIPKITEADIQLLENEIDLMDSQLPPMTHFVLPGGHTTVSYCHIARCVCRRAERLSVHLHELEPTDEMVLTYLNRLSDYLFVLARKLSHDLQADEVKWIPEKY, encoded by the coding sequence ATGAAAGTATATACTAAAACAGGAGACAAAGGTACCACAGCACTTTTTGGCGGTACACGCGTACCTAAACATCATATAAGAATAGAAAGCTACGGTACTGTAGACGAACTTAACTCACACATTGGGCTTATCCGCGATCAGGATATGAACCCGCTTTATAAGAAAGTACTGGAGCGCATACAGGACAGGCTGTTTACTTTAGGTGCCATATTGGCAACAGACCCCGAGAAATCGATCCTGAAAAACGGAAAAGAAAGACTTAATATCCCTAAAATTACAGAAGCCGACATTCAACTGCTTGAAAATGAGATAGACTTAATGGACAGCCAGCTGCCACCTATGACGCATTTTGTGCTTCCGGGCGGGCACACCACCGTGTCATATTGTCACATTGCACGTTGTGTTTGCCGTCGTGCAGAGCGACTTTCGGTACATTTACACGAACTGGAACCTACAGATGAGATGGTTTTGACATACTTAAACCGACTTTCTGACTACCTTTTTGTACTGGCACGAAAGTTGTCCCATGATTTACAGGCCGACGAAGTGAAGTGGATACCAGAAAAGTATTAG
- a CDS encoding DUF2795 domain-containing protein, which yields MYWTLELASYLSDAPWPATKDELIDYAIRTGAPLEVVENLQSIEDEGEIYESMEEIWPDYPTDEDYLWNEDEY from the coding sequence ATGTATTGGACATTAGAATTAGCATCCTATTTAAGTGATGCCCCGTGGCCGGCTACTAAAGATGAGCTAATTGATTACGCCATCAGAACAGGTGCACCTCTTGAGGTAGTAGAAAACCTGCAATCTATCGAAGATGAAGGAGAAATCTACGAATCGATGGAAGAAATATGGCCGGATTATCCGACAGACGAAGATTATCTTTGGAACGAGGATGAATACTAG
- the secA gene encoding preprotein translocase subunit SecA, translated as MSLINSILKAFVGDKSQKDIKAIQPLISKSKTYEQALSQLSNDELRAKTIYFKDMIREARADKDAKIASYQQEVEKTEDIDAREDIYASIDALEKEAYDISEKVLMDILPEAFAVVKETARRFKENSTITVKATPKDIEFSATKPYITIEGDNALWSNTWNAAGKEITWDMIHYDVQLIGGIVLHQGKIAEMQTGEGKTLVATLPLYLNALTGNGVHLVTVNDYLARRDSTWKAPLFEFHGMTVDCIDNHQPNSEGRRKAYAADITYGTNNEFGFDYLRDNMAHSPNDLVQRKHNFAIVDEVDSVLVDDARTPLIISGPVPQGDRHEFNELKPKVDNLYNLQRTLINGVLAEAKKLIKEGNTKEGGFLLLRAHRGLPKNKALIKFLSEEGVKQLLQKTENHYMQDNNREMHKIDEALYFVIEEKNNQVELTDNGIQFLSQDTDKDFFILPDIGTAIANIEKQKLSKDDEAEAKEELFKDFTIKSERIHTLTQLLKAYTLFEKDVEYVIMDNKIMIVDEQTGRIMDGRRYSDGLHQAIEAKENVKIEAATQTFATITLQNYFRMYNKLGGMTGTAVTEAGEFWEIYKLDVVEIPTNRPIARKDQHDLIYRTMREKFNAVIEDVTQLSNAGRPVLIGTTSVEISELLSRMLKMRNVPHNVLNAKLHKKEAEIVAEAGKPGVVTIATNMAGRGTDIKLTPEVKAAGGLAIIGTERHDSRRVDRQLRGRAGRQGDPGSSQFYVSLEDNLMRLFGSERVAKIMDRMGLKEGEVIQHSMMTKSIERAQKKVEENNFGVRKRLLEYDDVMNAQREVVYKRRRHALFGERLKVDIANMMYDVAEVISENNKLSNDFKNFEFELIRNFSISSPVSESEFAKLSARDITGKVYKAASQAYHDKNERNAAEAFIVIKNVYENNEGQYERIVVPFTDGVKSLNVVTNLEKAYQSEGKTLINDFEKNITLAIVDEAWKKHLRKMDELKQSVQLAVHEQKDPLLIYKFEAFELFKKTLDSINKDVISFLFKGDLPSQNAQQIQDARQQVQQKEQYTESKEDVLNTDEMASQARQVSQQSQSRPQVTETIVRDAPKINRNDNVTIKHVMSGKTETMKYKKAESLIATGEWVVVND; from the coding sequence ATGAGTTTAATAAACAGCATTTTAAAAGCCTTTGTAGGTGATAAATCGCAAAAGGACATAAAGGCTATCCAGCCTTTAATAAGTAAGAGCAAGACTTACGAACAGGCTTTGTCGCAGCTTTCTAACGACGAGCTTAGAGCCAAGACTATCTATTTTAAAGATATGATTCGCGAAGCCCGTGCCGATAAAGACGCTAAAATAGCTTCATATCAGCAGGAAGTTGAGAAAACAGAAGACATTGATGCAAGAGAAGATATTTATGCATCTATAGATGCTCTTGAAAAAGAAGCATACGATATTAGTGAGAAAGTATTAATGGACATACTGCCGGAAGCGTTTGCAGTAGTTAAGGAAACGGCTCGCCGCTTTAAAGAGAACAGTACTATTACGGTTAAGGCTACTCCTAAGGATATTGAGTTCTCGGCTACCAAACCATACATCACTATAGAAGGTGATAACGCATTATGGTCTAATACATGGAATGCAGCAGGTAAGGAAATTACCTGGGACATGATTCACTACGATGTACAGCTGATAGGTGGTATAGTACTGCACCAGGGTAAGATTGCAGAGATGCAAACGGGTGAAGGTAAAACCCTTGTGGCTACCCTTCCGCTTTACCTTAACGCACTTACAGGAAACGGTGTTCACCTTGTAACCGTAAACGACTACCTTGCAAGAAGGGATAGTACCTGGAAAGCGCCTTTATTTGAGTTCCATGGTATGACAGTTGACTGTATAGACAACCACCAGCCCAACTCTGAAGGAAGAAGAAAAGCTTATGCTGCCGATATTACTTATGGTACAAACAACGAATTTGGTTTTGACTACCTAAGGGACAACATGGCACACTCGCCAAACGATCTTGTACAAAGAAAACACAACTTTGCCATTGTCGATGAGGTCGACTCGGTATTAGTGGATGACGCACGTACGCCGCTTATTATCTCTGGTCCGGTTCCTCAGGGAGACCGTCACGAGTTTAATGAGCTTAAACCTAAAGTAGATAATCTTTATAACTTACAGCGTACTTTAATAAACGGTGTTTTAGCTGAGGCTAAAAAACTTATTAAAGAAGGTAACACTAAAGAAGGTGGTTTCCTTTTATTAAGAGCGCACCGTGGTTTACCTAAAAACAAGGCCCTTATTAAGTTTTTAAGTGAGGAAGGTGTAAAACAGCTGCTTCAAAAAACTGAAAATCATTACATGCAGGACAACAACCGTGAAATGCATAAAATTGATGAGGCACTTTACTTTGTAATTGAAGAGAAAAACAATCAGGTAGAGCTTACCGATAACGGTATTCAGTTCCTTTCTCAGGATACTGACAAGGATTTCTTTATCCTTCCGGATATTGGTACTGCGATTGCCAACATAGAAAAACAAAAGCTTTCTAAAGACGATGAAGCGGAAGCTAAAGAAGAGCTTTTCAAAGACTTTACTATTAAGAGTGAGCGTATTCATACGCTAACTCAGCTATTAAAAGCTTATACCCTGTTTGAAAAAGATGTTGAGTATGTAATCATGGACAACAAGATCATGATTGTAGACGAGCAGACAGGCCGTATTATGGATGGAAGACGTTATTCTGACGGTTTACACCAGGCTATTGAGGCTAAAGAGAACGTTAAGATTGAAGCAGCTACGCAAACATTTGCTACCATTACGCTTCAAAACTACTTCAGGATGTACAACAAGCTTGGAGGTATGACGGGTACTGCCGTTACCGAAGCAGGCGAGTTTTGGGAAATATACAAATTGGACGTTGTTGAAATTCCAACAAACAGGCCAATTGCACGTAAAGACCAGCATGACCTTATTTACCGTACAATGCGTGAGAAGTTTAATGCCGTTATTGAAGATGTAACGCAACTTTCTAATGCAGGAAGGCCTGTACTTATCGGTACTACATCGGTAGAGATCTCTGAGTTATTAAGCCGTATGCTTAAGATGAGAAATGTACCTCACAATGTACTGAACGCGAAACTTCATAAAAAAGAGGCAGAAATTGTTGCCGAAGCAGGTAAACCGGGCGTAGTGACCATTGCTACTAACATGGCAGGTCGTGGTACCGATATTAAGCTTACTCCGGAAGTAAAAGCTGCTGGTGGTTTAGCAATTATAGGTACAGAGCGTCACGATTCAAGACGTGTTGACAGACAGCTTCGCGGTCGTGCAGGACGTCAGGGAGACCCTGGAAGCTCACAGTTCTATGTATCTCTTGAAGATAACCTGATGCGTTTATTCGGTTCTGAAAGGGTTGCTAAGATCATGGACAGAATGGGACTTAAAGAGGGTGAGGTTATTCAGCACTCAATGATGACCAAGTCTATTGAGCGTGCACAGAAAAAAGTGGAAGAAAACAACTTTGGTGTACGTAAACGGCTTCTTGAGTATGACGACGTTATGAACGCACAACGTGAAGTGGTTTACAAACGCAGAAGACACGCATTGTTTGGAGAAAGACTTAAAGTGGATATCGCAAACATGATGTATGATGTTGCCGAAGTTATCTCTGAAAACAACAAACTGTCTAACGACTTTAAAAACTTTGAATTTGAATTAATCCGTAACTTCTCTATAAGTTCTCCGGTTAGCGAATCTGAATTTGCTAAACTAAGCGCAAGAGATATTACAGGAAAAGTATATAAAGCGGCTAGCCAGGCTTACCATGATAAAAACGAGCGTAACGCTGCAGAAGCTTTTATAGTTATTAAAAACGTATATGAGAACAACGAAGGCCAGTATGAGCGTATCGTAGTTCCGTTTACAGATGGTGTTAAATCGCTTAACGTGGTTACTAACCTTGAAAAAGCTTACCAGTCTGAAGGTAAAACGCTAATCAACGATTTCGAGAAAAACATTACTCTTGCTATTGTTGACGAAGCATGGAAAAAACACCTTCGCAAAATGGACGAGCTTAAGCAATCGGTACAGCTTGCGGTTCACGAACAGAAAGACCCGCTTCTTATCTATAAGTTTGAGGCATTTGAACTGTTCAAGAAAACGCTTGACAGTATCAATAAAGATGTAATATCATTCCTTTTTAAAGGTGACTTACCATCTCAAAATGCTCAGCAAATACAGGACGCAAGACAACAGGTTCAGCAAAAAGAACAGTACACCGAAAGTAAGGAAGACGTTCTAAATACAGATGAAATGGCTTCACAGGCACGCCAGGTATCTCAACAGAGCCAAAGCCGCCCTCAGGTTACTGAAACCATCGTTAGGGATGCTCCAAAAATTAACCGTAACGACAACGTGACCATTAAACACGTTATGAGCGGTAAAACTGAAACCATGAAATACAAAAAGGCAGAAAGCCTTATTGCAACCGGTGAATGGGTTGTGGTTAACGACTAA
- a CDS encoding cation:proton antiporter, translating to MELYYSLSVLIVLASFFAYFNVRFLKLPSTIGIMVIAMAVSIFLVVFGNVFPNTLNHISSLISKFDFTELLMGAMLNFMLFAGAIHINLKDLREQRLPIMVFSTVSVVISTFVVGTFLYYLTPFLHLSIPYSYCLLFGALISPTDPVAVLSILKEVKVRKSLETKIAGESLFNDGMAIVAFAVILNIAQDNEYTPTVFNVLWLFLREAGGGFLLGVLLGIGAAKAMRKIDDYKVSVLITLSVVMGGYLIASALHISGPLTMVFAGLIIGNFKKTSVMSPTTKDYLDKFWELNDEILNAVLFLFIGFNLLMVTDINNYWLPGLACVIVVLLARYVSIWLPTLIIPFKKKFNSNTIKILVWGGLRGGVSIALALSIDDVPYKNDIIAITYFVVVFSILVQGLSIAKIAGKLLGKK from the coding sequence ATGGAATTATACTATTCTCTCTCAGTACTGATAGTATTAGCATCTTTTTTTGCCTATTTTAATGTACGGTTCTTAAAGCTACCCTCAACAATCGGTATCATGGTAATTGCTATGGCGGTATCCATATTTCTGGTAGTTTTTGGTAATGTATTCCCTAACACGCTTAACCATATCTCTTCACTTATATCAAAGTTCGATTTTACCGAACTCCTTATGGGAGCCATGCTTAACTTCATGCTTTTTGCAGGGGCCATTCACATCAACCTCAAAGACCTTAGGGAACAAAGGTTACCCATTATGGTATTCTCAACCGTAAGTGTTGTAATATCAACCTTTGTGGTAGGTACGTTTTTATATTACCTCACGCCTTTTTTACACTTAAGTATACCTTACTCCTATTGCCTGCTGTTTGGGGCATTAATATCCCCAACTGATCCTGTTGCGGTATTGAGTATACTAAAGGAAGTTAAGGTGCGTAAATCACTTGAAACCAAAATTGCAGGAGAATCGTTATTTAACGACGGTATGGCTATCGTAGCATTTGCCGTAATACTAAATATTGCTCAGGATAATGAGTACACTCCTACTGTATTTAATGTGCTATGGCTATTTTTAAGGGAAGCTGGCGGAGGGTTCTTACTCGGAGTCCTATTGGGTATAGGAGCCGCTAAAGCCATGCGAAAAATAGACGATTACAAGGTATCGGTACTTATTACACTGTCTGTTGTCATGGGAGGTTACCTTATAGCTTCTGCCCTGCACATATCAGGGCCGCTTACCATGGTTTTTGCCGGATTGATTATCGGTAACTTTAAAAAGACATCCGTAATGTCGCCAACAACTAAAGATTACCTTGACAAGTTTTGGGAATTAAACGATGAAATACTCAATGCCGTTTTATTCCTTTTTATAGGTTTTAATCTTTTAATGGTAACCGATATAAACAATTACTGGTTACCGGGCCTTGCCTGTGTAATTGTGGTACTGCTGGCGCGTTATGTTTCAATATGGCTGCCTACATTAATAATACCATTTAAAAAGAAATTTAACAGCAACACCATAAAAATTCTTGTTTGGGGCGGACTCAGAGGCGGTGTATCTATTGCCTTAGCACTGTCTATAGATGATGTTCCTTACAAAAATGACATTATAGCCATTACCTATTTTGTTGTGGTGTTCTCTATACTGGTACAGGGATTATCTATTGCCAAGATAGCAGGAAAGCTACTTGGCAAGAAATAA
- a CDS encoding FAD-binding oxidoreductase codes for MNTESLSNEMIVGLENIVGRSFLFLDTDTRNHYGHDETEDYVFPPSVVVKPGNTDEVAAIMKFANQYGIPVVPIGGRTGLSGGALSIHGGIGLSMERFANIDIDEKNLQAVVEPAVITQVFREAVKEKGLFYPPDPSSQGSCTIGGNVAENAGGARAVKYGVTKDYVLNLEVVLPTGEVIWTGANTLKNSTGYNLTQLMVGSEGTLGVITKIVMKLLPDNSHNILMLVPFFKAGQACEAVAKIFRAGIVPSALEFMERDAIDWTLRYVDGVSLDIKDEVEAHLLIEVDGNYPDVLFADAEKITGVLEQFEIDEILFADTEDQKNALWKMRRAVGEAVKSNSIYKEEDTVVPRYELPTLLAGIKSIGKKYGFHSVCYGHAGDGNLHVNIIKGDMTDENWKTEVPKGIREIFELTVSLKGTLSGEHGIGYVQKNYMDIAFNDTQLQLMKSIKKIFDPNNVLNPGKVLPDNMA; via the coding sequence TAGATACAGATACAAGAAACCATTACGGGCATGACGAGACCGAAGATTATGTTTTCCCTCCTTCGGTTGTGGTTAAGCCGGGAAATACTGATGAGGTTGCTGCTATAATGAAGTTTGCTAACCAATATGGTATTCCTGTTGTCCCTATTGGCGGACGTACAGGGCTTAGTGGTGGTGCACTTAGTATTCATGGTGGTATTGGGCTTTCTATGGAGCGCTTTGCCAATATAGATATTGATGAAAAAAACCTTCAGGCTGTTGTTGAGCCTGCTGTTATAACTCAGGTATTTAGGGAAGCGGTTAAGGAAAAAGGATTGTTTTACCCACCCGATCCAAGTAGTCAGGGGAGTTGTACCATAGGAGGTAATGTAGCTGAGAACGCAGGCGGAGCGAGAGCTGTAAAATATGGTGTAACCAAAGATTATGTGCTTAATCTGGAAGTGGTTTTGCCTACCGGAGAAGTTATATGGACAGGAGCCAACACCCTTAAGAACTCAACAGGATATAATCTTACCCAGTTAATGGTGGGTAGCGAAGGTACACTTGGTGTTATTACCAAAATAGTGATGAAGCTATTGCCTGATAATTCCCATAATATATTGATGTTGGTGCCTTTCTTTAAGGCAGGGCAGGCCTGTGAAGCGGTCGCAAAGATTTTTAGGGCGGGTATAGTGCCAAGTGCCCTTGAATTTATGGAGCGTGATGCCATAGACTGGACACTTAGATATGTTGACGGTGTTAGCCTGGATATTAAAGATGAGGTAGAGGCGCATCTGCTTATAGAGGTAGATGGTAATTATCCTGACGTACTTTTTGCCGATGCAGAAAAAATTACCGGAGTACTCGAGCAGTTTGAAATAGATGAGATTCTGTTTGCCGATACCGAAGACCAGAAGAATGCACTTTGGAAAATGAGAAGGGCAGTAGGTGAGGCTGTAAAATCTAACTCGATATATAAGGAAGAGGACACAGTAGTGCCCAGGTATGAACTGCCAACACTTTTGGCCGGAATAAAATCCATAGGTAAGAAATATGGATTTCATTCGGTTTGTTACGGGCATGCCGGTGATGGTAATCTGCATGTAAACATCATTAAAGGTGACATGACTGATGAAAACTGGAAAACTGAAGTACCTAAAGGAATACGTGAAATATTTGAACTGACCGTTTCTTTAAAAGGAACACTATCGGGAGAACATGGTATAGGCTATGTGCAAAAAAACTATATGGATATAGCTTTTAATGACACTCAGCTTCAATTAATGAAAAGCATCAAGAAGATATTCGATCCTAATAATGTGCTTAATCCGGGTAAGGTATTACCTGATAATATGGCGTAG